The following coding sequences are from one Arvicanthis niloticus isolate mArvNil1 chromosome 14, mArvNil1.pat.X, whole genome shotgun sequence window:
- the Rps14 gene encoding small ribosomal subunit protein uS11, translating to MAPRKGKEKKEEQVISLGPQVAEGENVFGVCHIFASFNDTFVHVTDLSGKETICRVTGGMKVKADRDESSPYAAMLAAQDVAQRCKELGITALHIKLRATGGNRTKTPGPGAQSALRALARSGMKIGRIEDVTPIPSDSTRRKGGRRGRRL from the exons ATGGCACCTCgcaaggggaaggaaaagaaggaagaacaggtcatcagccttggacCTCAGGTGGCTGAAGGAGAGAATGTATTTGGTGTCTGCCACATCTTTGCATCCTTCAATGATACCTTTGTCCATGTTACAGATCTTTCTGGCAA GGAAACCATCTGCCGAGTGACTGGCGGAATGAAGGTAAAGGCTGACCGAGATGAGTCCTCTCCATATGCAGCCATGTTGGCTGCCCAGGATGTGGCCCAGAGGTGCAAGGAGCTGGGCATCACTGCCCTGCATATCAAACTCCGGGCCACAGGAGGAAACAG gACCAAGACCCCTGGACCTGGAGCCCAGTCAGCCCTCAGAGCTCTTGCTCGCTCTGGGATGAAGATTGGGCGGATTG AGGATGTCACCCCCATCCCCTCTGACAGCACTCGAAGAAAGGGGGGTCGTCGTGGTCGCCGACTGTGA